One region of Nerophis lumbriciformis linkage group LG10, RoL_Nlum_v2.1, whole genome shotgun sequence genomic DNA includes:
- the ppp6r2b gene encoding serine/threonine-protein phosphatase 6 regulatory subunit 2 isoform X2 — protein sequence MMDVLLRLISCVEPPPLRLETLAWLNEEKLAQRLIEIIHPEKDEERQSNASQTLCDIIRLSRDQANQLQEMSQPDPLLTVLESQECVEQLLQNMFSGDRTESCIVNGIQVLLTLLEIRRPVVDGVMDAQGFERSYTINSSILLAIQPHLVHFHQLLLEPPKRSRMLTTLGVIEEPLGNTRLHVARLVASLLYTSSASHAVIAQELCRLNTVDLLLNLFFKYTWNNFLHLQVELCVAAILRPCAHEMRLQPAVGSQDKVKSPQDASQEQAVTETPVTPENAAHNLLVTHLFQHCRLVQRILVAWEENDKTQSEGGMRRGYMGHLTRIANTVVHNLEKGPVHTQINNLICELPDDCRGRWEAFVDQTLSETNRRNTLDLVGSGNPRPSSEDDMMESPFPKELSLQQAFSDYQIQQMTANFVDQFGFNDEEFTDHDDSIGATFDRIAEININIDVGQDSANTAVFDACAKERIQPFDDDDDEEDIWEDKEINYATQTKSRNRFGGSQAAQGQAAARTCDRSTTAATQASDKATGSDSDEGEESKDDLDPFSSQAEPTKNSGDWIADFGEVNSKAPAAGVGFAAWDNPQTAATETPEKGWAKFTDFQPFCCSETGPRCSSPVDSDLSGPNSTKPNQNPCVWSVCGARKAPLVASDSSSSSSSETDEEESKTESTSTETVTTETINTGAGKETIRLTMDAKNERAVFTSQTDKMAAEDKGTGNEADVEHGRKHEDCAGPVNTSPTQQSAAVIQEKQPSTNGPAK from the exons ATGATGGATGTTCTTCTACGACTCATCAGCTGCGTGGAGCCCCCTCCTCTTCGTCTGGAGACCCTGGCT TGGTTGAATGAAGAGAAGCTGGCCCAAAGACTCATAGAGATCATTCATCCAGAGAAGGATGAAGAA AGGCAGTCCAACGCCTCTCAGACTTTGTGCGACATTATTCGTTTAAGCAGAGACCAGGCGAATCAGCTTCAAGAGATGTCCCAGCCTGACCCTTTGCTGACTGTGCTGGAATC GCAGGAGTGTGTGGAGCAGCTGCTGCAGAACATGTTCTCGGGAGACCGAACTGAGAGCTGCATTGTTAATGGCATTCAGGTTCTGCTCACATTATTGGAAATCAGAAGGCCAGT TGTGGATGGAGTAATGGATGCTCAGGGATTTGAGAGAAGCTACACTATTAACAGCAGCATTCTGTTGGCCATCCAGCCACACTTGGTACATTTCCACCAGCTTCTCCTAGAGCCCCCGAAG CGAAGTCGTATGCTGACGACTTTAGGTGTGATAGAGGAACCTTTAGGGAACACAAGGCTGCACGTAGCCAGACTAGTGGCCTCTCTGCTCTACACCAGTTCTGCCAGCCACGCAGTCATAGCACAGGAACTTTGCAGACTCAATACAGTGGATCTGCTTTTG AACTTGTTCTTCAAGTACACATGGAATAACTTCCTGCACCTCCAAGTGGAGCTCTGTGTTGCGGCCATCCTGCGGCCCTGTGCCCATGAAATGAGACTTCAGCCAGCTGTAGGATCCCAGGACAAGGTCAAGTCTCCTCAGGATGCATCACAGGAGCAGGCTGTGACAGAAACGCCAGTCACCCCCGAAAACGCTGCACATAATTTATTGGTGACTCAT CTGTTTCAGCATTGCCGTCTTGTTCAGAGGATTCTAGTTGCCTGGGAAGAGAACGATAAAACACA ATCAGAAGGTGGGATGAGGAGAGGCTACATGGGACATCTAACCAGGATTGCCAATACCGTGGTCCACAATCTGGAGAAAGGACCGGTTCACACCCAGATTAATAATCTCATCTGCG AGCTGCCAGATGACTGCAGGGGGCGCTGGGAGGCTTTTGTGGACCAGACGCTTTCAGAGACAAACAGGAGAAACACCTTGGATCTG GTCGGCAGCGGGAATCCACGTCCTTCCTCAGAGGACGATATGATGGAGAGCCCTTTCCCAAAAGAACTGTCACTGCAGCAG GCATTTTCTGACTACCAGATTCAGCAGATGACAGCAAACTTTGTTGATCAGTTTGGCTTCAACGACGAAGAGTTCACCGATCATGACGACAGCATCGG GGCAACATTTGATCGAATCGCAGAGATCAATATCAACATTGATGTAGGCCAAGACAGT GCCAATACAGCTGTGTTTGACGCCTGTGCCAAAGAGAGGATTCAACcctttgatgatgatgatgacgaagaGGACATCTGGGAGGACAAAGAGATTAACTATGCAACACAAACCAAGTCGAGGAACAG ATTTGGTGGGTCACAGGCAGCTCAAGGCCAGGCAGCTGCTAGAACCTGTGATAGGTCAACTACCGCTGCCACGCAGGCCTCCGACAAAGCAACAGGCTCTGACTCAGATGAAGGAGAGGAGTCGAAAGATGACCTCGACCCCTTCTCCAGCCAGGCCGAGCCCACAAAGA ACTCTGGAGACTGGATTGcagactttggggaggtgaactcaAAGGCTCCTGCTGCAGGCGTAGGTTTTGCAGCCTGGGACAATCCCCAAACAGCAGCCACAGAGACGCCGGAGAAAGGCTGGGCCAAGTTCACAGACTTCCAGCCTTTTTGTTG TTCTGAAACGGGCCCCAGATGTAGTTCCCCTGTGGACTCTGACCTCAGTGGACCCAACAGCACCAAACCAAATCAGAACC CCTGCGTGTGGAGCGTGTGCGGGGCCAGGAAAGCTCCATTGGTGGCGTCAGATAGCTCCTCGTCCAGCAGCTCTGAAACCGACGAAGAAGAAAGCAAGACGGAGTCGACGTCCACTGAGACGGTAACCACGGAGACCATCAACACAGGCGCTGGCAAGGAGACCATTCGGCTCACCATGGATGCCAAGAATGAGCGGGCTGTGTTCACCAG TCAAACAGATAAGATGGCAGCTGAGGACAAAGGAACAGG
- the ppp6r2b gene encoding serine/threonine-protein phosphatase 6 regulatory subunit 2 isoform X1 yields the protein MSAMFWKFDLHTASHLEALLDKEDVTLTELMDEDDVLQECKAQNRRLLLFLCQDQCMQELVRKITTEPPAGIEETKRFKYSNIACELLTSDVGVINDKLGNEEPLLDTLYAFLEQPSPLNPLLASFFSKTIGNLIARKTEQVISFLRGKDGFLSLVLKHIDTSAMMDVLLRLISCVEPPPLRLETLAWLNEEKLAQRLIEIIHPEKDEERQSNASQTLCDIIRLSRDQANQLQEMSQPDPLLTVLESQECVEQLLQNMFSGDRTESCIVNGIQVLLTLLEIRRPVVDGVMDAQGFERSYTINSSILLAIQPHLVHFHQLLLEPPKRSRMLTTLGVIEEPLGNTRLHVARLVASLLYTSSASHAVIAQELCRLNTVDLLLNLFFKYTWNNFLHLQVELCVAAILRPCAHEMRLQPAVGSQDKVKSPQDASQEQAVTETPVTPENAAHNLLVTHLFQHCRLVQRILVAWEENDKTQSEGGMRRGYMGHLTRIANTVVHNLEKGPVHTQINNLICELPDDCRGRWEAFVDQTLSETNRRNTLDLVGSGNPRPSSEDDMMESPFPKELSLQQAFSDYQIQQMTANFVDQFGFNDEEFTDHDDSIGATFDRIAEININIDVGQDSANTAVFDACAKERIQPFDDDDDEEDIWEDKEINYATQTKSRNRFGGSQAAQGQAAARTCDRSTTAATQASDKATGSDSDEGEESKDDLDPFSSQAEPTKNSGDWIADFGEVNSKAPAAGVGFAAWDNPQTAATETPEKGWAKFTDFQPFCCSETGPRCSSPVDSDLSGPNSTKPNQNPCVWSVCGARKAPLVASDSSSSSSSETDEEESKTESTSTETVTTETINTGAGKETIRLTMDAKNERAVFTSQTDKMAAEDKGTGNEADVEHGRKHEDCAGPVNTSPTQQSAAVIQEKQPSTNGPAK from the exons ATGTCAGCCATGTTTTGGAAGTTTGACCTACACACTGCTTCTCACCTGGAGGCTTTACTGGACAAGGAGGATGTCACGCTTACCGAACTTATGGACGAGGACGATGTGCTGCAAGAGTGCAAGGCTCAGAACAGGAG ACTTCTCCTATTCCTGTGTCAGGACCAGTGCATGCAGGAGCTGGTGCGTAAGATTACTACTGAGCCTCCTGCTGGTATAGAGGAGACCAAGCGATTTAA GTATTCAAATATAGCATGCGAGCTATTGACAAGCGATGTGGGCGTCATCAACGACAAGCTGGGTAATGAGGAGCCTCTTCTGGACACCCTGTATGCCTTCCTGGAGCAGCCCTCTCCTCTTAACCCCTTACTGGCATCCTTCTTTAGCAAGACAATTGGGAACCTCATTGCACGGAAGACTGAGCAG GTGATCAGTTTCCTGCGGGGGAAGGACGGATTCCTTTCCTTAGTTCTGAAGCACATCGATACGTCAGCTATGATGGATGTTCTTCTACGACTCATCAGCTGCGTGGAGCCCCCTCCTCTTCGTCTGGAGACCCTGGCT TGGTTGAATGAAGAGAAGCTGGCCCAAAGACTCATAGAGATCATTCATCCAGAGAAGGATGAAGAA AGGCAGTCCAACGCCTCTCAGACTTTGTGCGACATTATTCGTTTAAGCAGAGACCAGGCGAATCAGCTTCAAGAGATGTCCCAGCCTGACCCTTTGCTGACTGTGCTGGAATC GCAGGAGTGTGTGGAGCAGCTGCTGCAGAACATGTTCTCGGGAGACCGAACTGAGAGCTGCATTGTTAATGGCATTCAGGTTCTGCTCACATTATTGGAAATCAGAAGGCCAGT TGTGGATGGAGTAATGGATGCTCAGGGATTTGAGAGAAGCTACACTATTAACAGCAGCATTCTGTTGGCCATCCAGCCACACTTGGTACATTTCCACCAGCTTCTCCTAGAGCCCCCGAAG CGAAGTCGTATGCTGACGACTTTAGGTGTGATAGAGGAACCTTTAGGGAACACAAGGCTGCACGTAGCCAGACTAGTGGCCTCTCTGCTCTACACCAGTTCTGCCAGCCACGCAGTCATAGCACAGGAACTTTGCAGACTCAATACAGTGGATCTGCTTTTG AACTTGTTCTTCAAGTACACATGGAATAACTTCCTGCACCTCCAAGTGGAGCTCTGTGTTGCGGCCATCCTGCGGCCCTGTGCCCATGAAATGAGACTTCAGCCAGCTGTAGGATCCCAGGACAAGGTCAAGTCTCCTCAGGATGCATCACAGGAGCAGGCTGTGACAGAAACGCCAGTCACCCCCGAAAACGCTGCACATAATTTATTGGTGACTCAT CTGTTTCAGCATTGCCGTCTTGTTCAGAGGATTCTAGTTGCCTGGGAAGAGAACGATAAAACACA ATCAGAAGGTGGGATGAGGAGAGGCTACATGGGACATCTAACCAGGATTGCCAATACCGTGGTCCACAATCTGGAGAAAGGACCGGTTCACACCCAGATTAATAATCTCATCTGCG AGCTGCCAGATGACTGCAGGGGGCGCTGGGAGGCTTTTGTGGACCAGACGCTTTCAGAGACAAACAGGAGAAACACCTTGGATCTG GTCGGCAGCGGGAATCCACGTCCTTCCTCAGAGGACGATATGATGGAGAGCCCTTTCCCAAAAGAACTGTCACTGCAGCAG GCATTTTCTGACTACCAGATTCAGCAGATGACAGCAAACTTTGTTGATCAGTTTGGCTTCAACGACGAAGAGTTCACCGATCATGACGACAGCATCGG GGCAACATTTGATCGAATCGCAGAGATCAATATCAACATTGATGTAGGCCAAGACAGT GCCAATACAGCTGTGTTTGACGCCTGTGCCAAAGAGAGGATTCAACcctttgatgatgatgatgacgaagaGGACATCTGGGAGGACAAAGAGATTAACTATGCAACACAAACCAAGTCGAGGAACAG ATTTGGTGGGTCACAGGCAGCTCAAGGCCAGGCAGCTGCTAGAACCTGTGATAGGTCAACTACCGCTGCCACGCAGGCCTCCGACAAAGCAACAGGCTCTGACTCAGATGAAGGAGAGGAGTCGAAAGATGACCTCGACCCCTTCTCCAGCCAGGCCGAGCCCACAAAGA ACTCTGGAGACTGGATTGcagactttggggaggtgaactcaAAGGCTCCTGCTGCAGGCGTAGGTTTTGCAGCCTGGGACAATCCCCAAACAGCAGCCACAGAGACGCCGGAGAAAGGCTGGGCCAAGTTCACAGACTTCCAGCCTTTTTGTTG TTCTGAAACGGGCCCCAGATGTAGTTCCCCTGTGGACTCTGACCTCAGTGGACCCAACAGCACCAAACCAAATCAGAACC CCTGCGTGTGGAGCGTGTGCGGGGCCAGGAAAGCTCCATTGGTGGCGTCAGATAGCTCCTCGTCCAGCAGCTCTGAAACCGACGAAGAAGAAAGCAAGACGGAGTCGACGTCCACTGAGACGGTAACCACGGAGACCATCAACACAGGCGCTGGCAAGGAGACCATTCGGCTCACCATGGATGCCAAGAATGAGCGGGCTGTGTTCACCAG TCAAACAGATAAGATGGCAGCTGAGGACAAAGGAACAGG